In Leucoraja erinacea ecotype New England chromosome 11, Leri_hhj_1, whole genome shotgun sequence, the following are encoded in one genomic region:
- the LOC129701504 gene encoding uncharacterized protein LOC129701504, with product MGRLFGIESQHSTQPSHVLSSETLCTACEQGAWVESVVSSTPPTKFKSKAGEDSLAPTIVSPAENNVGDQGARRKVPQKWVLKLIGKPSGELEESFLKYRDSGFRKSSFSEGETAGGYEIADPAIAEILISEQIPDVMDMERIPCRHFPSRKLPTLPLELDPAVGADYPRATDIHVRMQSGSMAAKSFQRPILRIQKRKVTSKEEEEFKAWIPPDYLRDMPIREPTFPQFGWRGYKAVRHDQCYICGESGSWSRSCPVREHRGGRGQRRGPRGLRSQWIPRGYRDTWDSEDRGREHWPGDQGTGTFWQPNPFR from the coding sequence ATGGGCAGACTTTTTGGAATAGAGTCACAGCATTCCACTCAGCCCTCTCATGTTCTTAGTTCTGAAACACTTTGCACAGCTTGCGAACAGGGCGCTTGGGTGGAATCAGTGGTATCTTCGACTCCACCCACTAAATTTAAATCCAAAGCGGGAGAGGACTCTCTAGCTCCAACGATTGTTTCACCAGCAGAGAATAATGTGGGGGATCAGGGAGCTAGAAGGAAGGTTCCTCAGAAGTGGGTGCTAAAATTAATTGGGAAACCAAGTGGGGAATTGGAGGAATCCTTCCTAAAGTATAGAGATTCCGGATTCAGAAAGAGCAGTTTCTCTGAGGGTGAGACAGCAGGGGGATATGAAATAGCTGATCCTGCTATTGCTGAAATTTTAATATCCGAACAAATCCCCGATGTTATGGATATGGAGCGGATTCCCTGTAGGCATTTCCCTAGTAGGAAGCTGCCTACTCTGCCTTTAGAATTAGATCCCGCAGTAGGTGCAGATTATCCCCGGGCTACAGACATCCACGTTCGAATGCAATCTGGTTCAATGGCAGCTAAATCCTTCCAGAGACCAATACTAAGAATCCAGAAACGGAAAGTAACatcgaaggaggaggaggaatttaaaGCATGGATCCCTCCTGATTACCTTAGGGACATGCCAATCCGAGAGCCGACTTTCCCTCAATTTGGTTGGAGAGGCTATAAAGCTGTTAGACATGATCAATGTTACATCTGTGGGGAATCAGGATCTTGGAGCCGATCTTGTCCTGTGAGGGAACATAGAGGAGGAAGGGGTCAAAGAAGAGGGCCACGGGGTCTAAGAAGTCAGTGGATCCCTCGAGGTTATAGGGATACTTGGGACTCTGAAGATAGAGGAAGAGAACACTGGCCAGGGGATCAGGGGACAGGGACATTCTGGCAGCCAAATCCATTCCGATAG